In Thermococcus thioreducens, a genomic segment contains:
- a CDS encoding L-aspartate oxidase → MASVGIIGSGAAGLTAAIALARRGFDVTVIGKGFKNTNSYLAQAGIALPILEGDSIKAHFIDTVRAGKYLNDEEVVWNVLSKASEAYDFLTSIGIEFETNETEGGHSFPRVFTIKNETGKHMMKVLHMAAKEAGVHFVEGFAEELAVRERKAYGVFLEGELMKFDATVIATGGFAGLFKYTAGSPLTIGLLIGDAVMKGAPARDLEFIQFHPTGYIGKSGVFLVSEAVRGAGAKLVTEDGKRFVNELSTRDIVARAIYRQMLAGKEVYLDATSIEDFKKSFPQIYAFLRKDGIDPSRDLIPVSPIAHYTIGGMAVDLWYRTAIKGLYAVGEAMSNGFHGANRLASNSLLECIVSGLEVARTIARDRPKLGEVREIQYHFDSQGDVDSLREILWKHAGIVRSGSSLREGLKRLDSVEADHRLKLLARGVLECALAREESRGAHYREDFPAVRKAFERPSFFDGMCRL, encoded by the coding sequence ATGGCCAGCGTTGGAATCATCGGGAGCGGTGCCGCGGGGTTGACCGCTGCAATAGCCCTCGCGAGGCGCGGCTTTGATGTCACTGTCATCGGGAAGGGGTTCAAAAACACTAACTCATACCTCGCCCAGGCGGGGATAGCCCTGCCCATCTTGGAGGGCGACTCCATCAAGGCCCACTTCATCGACACGGTTAGGGCAGGTAAATACCTCAACGATGAAGAGGTTGTCTGGAACGTCCTGAGCAAAGCCAGCGAGGCCTACGACTTTTTGACTTCAATCGGCATCGAGTTCGAGACCAATGAGACCGAGGGCGGTCACTCCTTTCCCAGGGTCTTCACGATTAAGAACGAGACCGGAAAGCACATGATGAAGGTTCTCCACATGGCTGCTAAAGAGGCAGGAGTGCACTTCGTTGAGGGCTTCGCTGAAGAGCTCGCCGTGAGGGAGAGGAAGGCCTACGGCGTCTTTCTCGAAGGGGAGCTCATGAAGTTCGACGCGACTGTAATAGCAACGGGGGGCTTTGCGGGGCTCTTCAAGTACACCGCGGGTTCTCCGCTAACTATCGGCCTTCTCATCGGCGATGCCGTAATGAAAGGCGCCCCCGCTCGCGATTTGGAGTTCATCCAGTTCCACCCAACCGGCTACATCGGGAAAAGCGGCGTTTTCCTCGTCAGCGAGGCCGTCCGCGGGGCAGGGGCTAAGCTGGTGACGGAAGACGGGAAGCGCTTCGTCAACGAGCTCTCCACCAGGGACATCGTTGCGAGGGCGATATACAGGCAGATGCTCGCTGGAAAGGAGGTCTACCTCGACGCCACCTCGATAGAGGACTTCAAGAAAAGCTTCCCCCAGATATACGCCTTCCTGAGGAAGGACGGCATCGACCCGTCGAGGGACTTAATTCCCGTCTCGCCAATAGCGCACTACACGATAGGCGGGATGGCCGTTGACCTCTGGTACAGGACGGCCATCAAGGGCCTCTATGCTGTGGGCGAAGCGATGAGCAACGGCTTCCACGGGGCGAACAGGCTGGCCAGCAACTCGCTCCTTGAGTGCATCGTTTCTGGCCTCGAAGTCGCGAGGACGATAGCGAGGGACAGGCCAAAGCTCGGCGAAGTTCGGGAGATTCAATATCACTTCGATTCACAGGGGGACGTCGATTCCCTCAGGGAGATACTCTGGAAGCATGCGGGCATAGTGAGGAGTGGTTCATCCCTGAGGGAGGGCTTAAAGAGGCTTGATTCGGTTGAGGCGGACCATAGGTTAAAGCTGCTCGCCAGGGGAGTCCTTGAGTGTGCCCTCGCGAGGGAAGAAAGCAGGGGCGCCCACTACCGCGAGGACTTTCCAGCTGTGAGGAAGGCCTTCGAGAGGCCGAGCTTCTTCGACGGGATGTGCAGGCTCTAA